One genomic segment of Humidesulfovibrio mexicanus includes these proteins:
- the infB gene encoding translation initiation factor IF-2: MVTKLKVKDLAAELGIGQREILQHLRDMDIQVRSFMSTLEDDEADRIRQSLRGTPAAQTEVVRREVQPGVIVRRRTARHGAEEQAEERTKPESKRQVAPKEAELVTSEEAPAAEPVAEEPVEVATPATASAPQAAEEQPAAEAPRETAKVVRRPAEPVIDRPARIIHREEPAAAKAAEAAAETVPPTEPSPTSEAPVVAQTAAEPAAAIETPTPAESAPEAPQAESVAAEVRPVVADEAAAKDAAAEAKPEAPLAEKPQAEKAEDQKRKPKREVVVPSVPQVRIISRPEPGSTPPAASQNRRPEFSATHHEGGARPYTPRQTPGGGPAGGYGQRRDGAPGGAPGGAPRPGGGYGQRPAGGPGGPGGYGQRPAGGPGAPVAPPKEGDDRSRRKPHRVVEFPGSGASSDGDHRKSGPSTAKKKPSFAPAPIVSEDGDAPMRLKSSRHKKRRGGQEQREEIKPVGKRKIRIDEHIRLSDLAHQMGVKAQAIIKVLFGMGMMATINQALDMDTATLLAAEFGHEVENVSFDEQEFLAAAPTDTPEDMKPRPPVVTIMGHVDHGKTSLLDAIRKTSIASGEAGGITQHIGAYHVATNRGEVVFLDTPGHEAFTTMRARGAQVTDIVVLVVAADDGVMDQTREAVNHAKAAGVPIVVAVNKIDKEGSNPDRVKRELAEFDLVPEEWGGTTIFANVSAKQRIGLDELLEMILLQAEVLELKANPAKPARGHIVEAKLDKGRGPLGTVLIQEGTLKNGDAFVCGTVHGKVRAMFNDQGRKIKQAGPAIPVEIQGFDVVPEAGDEFVVVADDKVARKIAETRAAKQREKDMVGKSKLTLESFLAASATSEAKSLNLVLKADVQGSLEAITEALTKLSTDEVKIQVVHGATGGLTESDILLATASQAIIIGFNVRPTAKVKDMADSEHVEIRFYDIIYKLVGEIKDAMSGMLAPDIQEVYLGQAEVRNTFSVPKVGTVAGCGVVDGKLTRQAKVRLLRDGVVIYTGQLSSLKRFKDDAKEVLKGYECGVGLENFNDIKIGDVIEAFETKEVARTID; this comes from the coding sequence ATGGTGACAAAGCTCAAGGTGAAGGACCTGGCGGCCGAACTGGGTATCGGCCAGCGGGAGATCCTGCAGCATCTGCGGGATATGGACATCCAGGTCAGAAGCTTCATGAGCACCCTGGAGGATGACGAGGCCGACCGCATCAGGCAGTCGCTTCGCGGCACTCCCGCCGCCCAGACCGAGGTCGTGCGCCGCGAGGTGCAGCCCGGCGTCATCGTGCGCCGCCGCACAGCGCGGCATGGCGCCGAGGAGCAAGCCGAAGAGCGGACCAAGCCCGAGTCCAAGCGCCAAGTAGCGCCCAAGGAGGCGGAGCTGGTCACGTCCGAGGAAGCCCCTGCGGCCGAGCCCGTGGCCGAAGAACCAGTCGAGGTCGCGACGCCCGCCACGGCATCGGCTCCCCAGGCTGCGGAGGAACAGCCCGCCGCAGAAGCCCCGCGCGAAACCGCGAAGGTGGTTCGCCGCCCGGCCGAGCCCGTGATCGACCGCCCGGCGCGCATCATCCATCGCGAAGAGCCCGCCGCAGCGAAAGCCGCCGAGGCCGCTGCCGAAACCGTGCCGCCCACGGAGCCCAGTCCCACGTCCGAAGCTCCCGTTGTGGCCCAAACGGCTGCGGAACCCGCTGCCGCTATTGAAACGCCCACGCCTGCCGAGTCTGCACCGGAAGCGCCCCAGGCCGAATCTGTTGCGGCGGAAGTCCGCCCTGTGGTCGCGGACGAAGCCGCTGCCAAGGACGCCGCAGCCGAGGCCAAGCCTGAAGCCCCGCTGGCCGAAAAGCCCCAAGCGGAGAAGGCCGAGGACCAGAAACGCAAACCCAAGCGCGAAGTTGTTGTTCCTTCCGTACCGCAGGTGCGCATCATTTCCCGGCCCGAGCCCGGCAGCACGCCCCCTGCCGCGAGCCAGAACCGGCGTCCTGAATTCTCCGCAACCCATCACGAAGGCGGCGCCCGCCCCTACACGCCCCGGCAGACTCCCGGCGGCGGCCCCGCCGGTGGCTACGGCCAACGCCGCGATGGCGCACCCGGCGGCGCACCTGGCGGAGCGCCCCGTCCTGGCGGCGGCTATGGCCAGCGTCCCGCTGGCGGCCCCGGTGGTCCCGGCGGCTACGGCCAGCGCCCCGCCGGAGGCCCCGGCGCTCCAGTCGCCCCTCCGAAGGAAGGCGACGACCGCAGCCGTCGCAAGCCTCATCGCGTTGTTGAATTCCCCGGCAGTGGCGCCAGCAGCGACGGAGACCATCGCAAGAGCGGCCCATCCACGGCCAAGAAGAAGCCCAGCTTCGCCCCTGCGCCCATCGTCTCCGAGGACGGCGACGCCCCCATGCGCCTGAAGAGCTCGCGGCACAAGAAGCGCCGCGGCGGCCAGGAGCAGCGCGAGGAGATCAAGCCGGTCGGCAAGCGCAAGATCCGCATCGACGAGCACATCCGCCTCTCGGACCTGGCGCACCAGATGGGCGTCAAAGCCCAGGCGATCATCAAGGTGCTCTTCGGCATGGGCATGATGGCCACCATCAACCAGGCCCTGGACATGGACACGGCGACCCTGCTGGCCGCCGAGTTCGGTCATGAGGTGGAGAACGTCTCCTTCGACGAACAGGAATTCCTGGCTGCGGCACCAACAGACACCCCCGAGGATATGAAGCCCCGGCCGCCCGTGGTCACCATCATGGGCCACGTGGACCATGGCAAGACCTCTTTGCTCGACGCCATCCGCAAGACCAGCATCGCCTCTGGCGAGGCAGGCGGCATCACCCAGCACATCGGCGCGTACCATGTGGCCACCAACCGGGGCGAGGTGGTGTTCCTGGACACCCCGGGCCACGAGGCCTTCACCACCATGCGCGCCCGCGGCGCCCAGGTCACGGACATCGTGGTCCTGGTGGTCGCGGCCGATGACGGCGTGATGGACCAGACCCGCGAAGCCGTGAACCACGCCAAGGCGGCGGGCGTGCCCATCGTGGTGGCGGTGAACAAAATCGACAAGGAAGGCTCCAACCCCGACCGCGTGAAACGCGAGTTGGCCGAGTTCGACCTTGTGCCCGAGGAATGGGGCGGCACCACCATCTTCGCCAACGTGTCGGCCAAACAGCGCATCGGTCTGGACGAGCTGCTGGAGATGATCCTGCTGCAGGCCGAGGTGCTGGAGCTTAAGGCCAACCCGGCCAAGCCCGCCCGCGGCCACATCGTGGAGGCCAAGCTCGACAAGGGCCGCGGCCCGCTGGGCACCGTGCTCATCCAGGAAGGCACGCTGAAAAACGGCGACGCCTTCGTCTGCGGCACAGTGCACGGCAAGGTGCGCGCCATGTTCAACGACCAGGGCCGCAAGATCAAGCAGGCCGGCCCAGCCATTCCCGTGGAGATCCAGGGCTTCGACGTTGTGCCCGAGGCCGGTGACGAGTTCGTTGTGGTGGCCGACGACAAGGTGGCCCGCAAGATCGCCGAGACCCGCGCCGCCAAGCAGCGCGAGAAGGACATGGTCGGCAAGAGCAAGCTGACCCTTGAAAGCTTCCTGGCCGCCAGCGCCACCAGCGAGGCCAAGTCCCTGAACCTCGTGCTCAAGGCCGATGTGCAGGGCTCCCTTGAGGCCATTACCGAGGCGCTCACCAAGCTCTCCACCGATGAAGTGAAAATCCAGGTGGTGCACGGCGCCACCGGCGGACTCACCGAGAGCGACATCCTGCTGGCCACCGCCAGCCAGGCCATCATCATCGGCTTCAACGTGCGGCCCACGGCCAAGGTCAAGGACATGGCCGACAGCGAGCACGTGGAGATCCGCTTCTACGACATCATCTACAAGCTCGTGGGCGAGATCAAGGACGCCATGAGCGGAATGCTCGCGCCGGACATCCAGGAGGTGTACCTGGGCCAGGCCGAGGTGCGCAACACCTTCAGCGTGCCCAAGGTGGGCACTGTGGCTGGCTGCGGCGTTGTGGACGGCAAGCTCACCAGGCAGGCCAAGGTGCGCCTGCTGCGCGACGGCGTGGTCATTTACACGGGCCAGCTCTCTTCCCTCAAGCGCTTCAAGGACGACGCCAAGGAAGTCCTGAAGGGCTACGAGTGCGGCGTTGGCCTTGAAAACTTCAACGACATCAAAATCGGCGACGTCATCGAGG
- a CDS encoding YlxR family protein, with protein sequence MCCICRQRRAKAELLRHVRAATGEGFVPDPRGIMPGRGLYVCDQGECRERFLRYGDRRKKR encoded by the coding sequence ATGTGCTGCATTTGCAGGCAGCGTCGGGCCAAAGCCGAGCTGCTCCGGCATGTGCGGGCGGCGACCGGGGAAGGGTTTGTGCCCGACCCCAGGGGAATAATGCCCGGCAGAGGGCTGTATGTGTGCGATCAGGGCGAATGCCGCGAGAGGTTTCTCCGCTACGGGGACCGGCGGAAGAAGCGCTAA
- the flgF gene encoding flagellar basal-body rod protein FlgF has translation MRESMYSALFGAMSNEMRLNTIANNLANVNTTGFKKDAYAFHDTFQRFAHDYLPDDRVSVRDKEIWPRAYVMARPRLSNEYSDQSQGGLQVTGNPLDLALVGKGYFKVRTPDGDMLTRSGSFQLGADGQLITEQGYEVLGDGGSTVTLPRDNKIEIDANGRVTADGVQLSQLDLVDVSDVRFLEKQGKNLYRIQPGSPAQEIPAEEIAVQQGYLEKSNVEIVSEMVNMMEAQRAFEISQKLMTTTDSMESLVINKVGQIS, from the coding sequence ATGCGCGAAAGCATGTACAGTGCGCTTTTCGGAGCCATGTCCAACGAGATGCGGCTCAACACCATCGCCAATAATCTGGCGAACGTGAACACAACGGGCTTCAAAAAAGACGCCTACGCCTTTCACGACACCTTTCAGCGCTTCGCCCACGACTATCTGCCGGACGACCGGGTCAGCGTGCGTGACAAGGAAATTTGGCCCAGGGCCTACGTCATGGCCCGCCCCAGGCTCTCCAACGAGTATTCCGACCAGAGCCAGGGCGGCCTGCAGGTGACGGGAAATCCCCTGGATCTGGCGCTTGTGGGCAAAGGCTACTTCAAGGTCCGCACCCCAGATGGCGACATGCTGACCCGAAGCGGCAGTTTCCAGCTTGGGGCGGATGGCCAGCTGATTACCGAGCAGGGCTATGAAGTGCTGGGCGATGGGGGCTCCACCGTGACCCTGCCACGGGACAACAAGATCGAGATCGACGCCAACGGCCGCGTGACCGCCGATGGCGTGCAGCTTTCGCAACTGGACCTGGTTGATGTCTCGGACGTCAGGTTTTTGGAGAAGCAGGGCAAGAATCTTTACCGCATCCAGCCCGGCAGCCCGGCGCAGGAGATTCCGGCCGAGGAGATCGCCGTGCAGCAGGGGTATCTGGAGAAGTCCAACGTGGAGATCGTCTCCGAGATGGTCAACATGATGGAGGCCCAGCGCGCTTTCGAGATCAGCCAGAAGCTCATGACCACCACGGACAGCATGGAGTCCCTCGTCATCAACAAGGTCGGCCAGATAAGCTAG
- the flgG gene encoding flagellar basal-body rod protein FlgG translates to MMRSLWTAATGMVAQQTNIDVISNNLANVNTTAFKKSRAEFEDLMYQTLSVAGTLNESGDRLPTGFQVGMGVRPVTVHKFFSQGSFQNTGNTLDIAIEGQGFFKLNQDGEDVYTRAGNFKLDNNGRIVNPNGYALQPEFTVPTDATTLTITEKGRISALDSNGNELASADIPIYNFVNPSGLKAMGRNLYVETDGSGSATQGTPGDTNFGTLAQGYLETSNVEMVDEMVGLIIGQRAYEVNSKAMTTSDGLLQTAINVKR, encoded by the coding sequence ATGATGCGCTCACTTTGGACAGCCGCCACAGGCATGGTCGCCCAGCAGACCAACATCGACGTCATTTCCAACAACCTGGCCAACGTGAACACCACGGCCTTCAAGAAAAGCCGGGCCGAGTTCGAGGACCTGATGTACCAGACCCTTTCCGTGGCCGGCACGCTCAACGAGTCCGGCGACCGCCTGCCCACGGGCTTTCAGGTGGGCATGGGCGTGCGGCCGGTTACCGTGCACAAGTTCTTTTCCCAGGGCAGCTTCCAGAACACCGGCAACACGCTGGACATCGCCATCGAGGGACAGGGGTTCTTCAAGCTGAACCAGGACGGCGAGGACGTGTACACCCGCGCCGGCAACTTCAAGCTCGACAACAACGGCCGCATCGTCAACCCGAACGGCTATGCGCTGCAGCCCGAATTCACCGTGCCCACGGACGCCACCACCCTGACCATCACCGAGAAGGGGCGCATCTCCGCGCTGGACTCCAACGGCAACGAGCTCGCCTCGGCGGACATCCCCATCTACAACTTCGTGAACCCGTCCGGGCTTAAGGCCATGGGCCGCAACCTCTACGTGGAGACCGACGGCTCCGGCTCCGCCACCCAGGGCACCCCCGGCGACACCAACTTCGGCACCCTGGCCCAGGGCTATCTGGAAACATCAAACGTGGAAATGGTGGACGAAATGGTTGGTCTCATCATCGGCCAGCGCGCCTACGAGGTGAACTCCAAGGCCATGACCACCAGTGACGGGCTGCTGCAGACCGCCATCAACGTCAAGCGGTAG
- a CDS encoding ribosome maturation factor RimP, whose amino-acid sequence MTHHPLLERLAGIAAPALEPLGVTLWGMEFASAGSRMVVRLYIDAEDGVSIDTCAKASRALGVVFDAEDVMPGAYVLEVSSPGLERRFFNAGQMLPYVGQVVDVRLFEPQDGRRHLRGPLAAIEGEDVLVDEAGQVTRVAFPRVKSAHLVHEFPEPRTKA is encoded by the coding sequence ATGACGCACCATCCCCTGCTTGAACGGCTTGCCGGAATTGCTGCCCCGGCCCTGGAGCCCCTGGGCGTGACGCTCTGGGGCATGGAGTTCGCCTCCGCGGGCAGCCGCATGGTGGTGCGCTTATATATTGATGCCGAGGACGGAGTGAGCATTGACACCTGCGCCAAGGCCAGCCGCGCGCTGGGCGTCGTGTTCGACGCCGAGGACGTGATGCCGGGGGCCTATGTGCTGGAGGTGTCCTCTCCGGGCCTGGAACGGCGGTTCTTCAACGCCGGGCAGATGCTCCCGTATGTGGGACAGGTCGTCGATGTGCGGCTTTTCGAGCCCCAGGACGGACGCAGACACCTGCGCGGCCCGCTGGCCGCGATCGAAGGCGAGGATGTGCTGGTGGACGAGGCGGGACAGGTGACGAGGGTGGCCTTTCCGCGTGTGAAGTCGGCGCATCTTGTACACGAATTTCCCGAGCCCCGGACAAAGGCCTAG
- the flgA gene encoding flagellar basal body P-ring formation chaperone FlgA, translated as MKRNRIAARARRTLRCLAASLVAAACLLAFAGQVRAAEMRQGWWLQVKEAACAKGPKVLLGDIALPQGEMSQEVWREMAQRPLWSAPERAGNQTALSRERLLALLRHHAQDLADACALPAQLVVQRGGSVVSAADIERRVVGYLTERSAELGGELEIKDIHVPSAIFLGNGRDRLELIAGGPLKPGRINLLFEVRGSDGKVLRRYAASAFANVWRALPCALRPLNRLQPVDLANIQFKRKNLAHNQNAWDGTGGPWRMVRSIGVDQAITMSDIEPVPVIARGDKVRLVFEGQNLRLNVKVEALADGGVGQAIEVRNLQSKRKILATVRDSSTVVVR; from the coding sequence ATGAAACGCAACCGCATCGCCGCGCGTGCACGACGGACGCTGCGTTGCCTGGCGGCATCGCTGGTGGCCGCAGCCTGCCTGCTGGCCTTCGCCGGGCAGGTTCGCGCGGCGGAAATGCGCCAGGGCTGGTGGCTGCAGGTCAAGGAGGCGGCCTGCGCCAAGGGGCCGAAGGTGCTGCTTGGCGACATCGCCCTGCCGCAGGGAGAAATGTCTCAAGAGGTTTGGCGCGAGATGGCCCAGCGGCCCCTGTGGAGCGCGCCGGAGCGCGCCGGGAACCAGACTGCGCTCTCGCGCGAGCGGCTGCTGGCGCTCCTGCGCCATCATGCGCAGGATCTGGCCGACGCCTGCGCCTTGCCCGCCCAGTTGGTGGTGCAGCGTGGCGGGTCGGTTGTCTCCGCAGCCGACATCGAACGCCGTGTTGTCGGATATTTGACGGAACGCTCCGCCGAATTGGGGGGCGAGCTGGAAATAAAGGATATCCATGTGCCTTCGGCGATATTTCTGGGCAACGGACGCGACCGGCTTGAGCTCATCGCCGGCGGTCCGCTCAAGCCCGGGCGCATCAACCTGCTGTTCGAAGTGCGCGGCAGCGACGGCAAGGTGCTGCGCCGATACGCGGCATCCGCCTTCGCCAACGTGTGGAGGGCCTTGCCCTGCGCCCTGCGGCCCTTGAATCGCCTGCAGCCGGTGGACTTGGCCAACATTCAGTTCAAGCGCAAGAACCTGGCCCACAACCAGAACGCCTGGGACGGCACCGGCGGCCCCTGGCGCATGGTCCGCAGCATCGGCGTGGACCAGGCCATCACCATGTCCGACATCGAGCCTGTGCCGGTCATCGCCCGCGGCGACAAGGTGCGCCTTGTTTTCGAGGGGCAGAACCTGCGCCTGAACGTCAAGGTCGAAGCCCTTGCCGATGGCGGGGTGGGGCAGGCCATTGAGGTCCGCAATTTGCAAAGCAAGAGAAAGATCCTGGCTACCGTGCGCGACTCGTCCACCGTTGTGGTCC
- the nusA gene encoding transcription termination factor NusA has protein sequence MSSELKKAIDQISKDRGIDRDLLIDTLEEAVRSSVARKYGEQMDIEVNFNEELGEIQVYQFKVVVSEINDPVSEITLEEAREHDPNIQLDDEMGFKVKIEDLGRIAAQSAKQVIIQRMRDAEQEIIYEEYRDRKGEIVSGIVQRRDRTGWIINLGRTEALLPKEEQIARERYKRGDRIQAYIIEVQKESRGPQIVVSRSHPDYMGALFAREVPEVYDGTVKIMGVARDPGLRAKVAVTSRDRDVDPVGACVGIRGSRIQNIVQELKGERIDIVVWSPDIAVYAQNALSPAVISRIMVDDEEKTLEVVVPDDQLTLAIGRKGQNVKLAAQLLGWKIDIFTESRYGELNADKKGMDQLASVAEVPMETFISAGFETTAQLVGATEEQLLTISGMTPEKVRDMRAAINILGLAAPQEAEETDNAGDGE, from the coding sequence ATGAGTTCTGAATTGAAGAAGGCCATCGACCAGATAAGCAAAGACCGCGGCATCGACCGCGATCTGCTCATCGACACGCTTGAAGAGGCCGTGCGGTCCTCCGTGGCCCGCAAATACGGCGAGCAGATGGACATCGAAGTGAATTTCAACGAGGAGCTTGGAGAGATCCAGGTGTACCAGTTCAAGGTCGTGGTCAGCGAGATCAACGACCCCGTGAGCGAAATCACCCTGGAGGAAGCGCGCGAGCACGATCCCAACATCCAGCTCGACGACGAGATGGGCTTCAAGGTCAAGATCGAGGACCTGGGACGCATCGCCGCGCAAAGCGCCAAGCAGGTCATCATCCAGCGGATGCGCGACGCCGAGCAGGAGATCATCTACGAGGAGTATCGCGACCGCAAGGGCGAGATCGTCTCCGGCATCGTGCAGCGCCGCGACCGCACCGGCTGGATCATCAACCTGGGCCGCACCGAGGCCCTCTTGCCCAAGGAAGAGCAGATCGCCAGGGAGCGCTACAAGCGCGGCGACCGCATCCAGGCATACATCATCGAGGTCCAGAAGGAGTCGCGCGGGCCGCAGATCGTGGTTTCCCGCTCGCACCCGGACTACATGGGCGCGCTCTTCGCCCGCGAGGTGCCCGAAGTCTACGACGGTACGGTCAAGATCATGGGCGTTGCGCGCGACCCTGGCCTGCGCGCCAAGGTGGCCGTCACCTCCCGCGACCGCGACGTGGACCCCGTGGGCGCCTGCGTGGGCATCCGCGGTTCGCGCATCCAGAACATCGTGCAGGAGCTCAAGGGCGAGCGCATCGACATCGTGGTCTGGAGCCCGGACATCGCCGTCTACGCCCAGAACGCCCTGTCTCCCGCAGTCATCAGCCGCATCATGGTGGACGACGAGGAAAAGACCCTCGAAGTTGTGGTGCCGGACGACCAGCTCACCCTGGCCATTGGCCGCAAGGGGCAGAACGTCAAGCTGGCCGCGCAACTGCTCGGCTGGAAGATCGACATCTTCACCGAGAGCCGTTACGGCGAACTGAATGCCGACAAAAAAGGCATGGACCAGCTGGCCAGCGTTGCCGAGGTGCCCATGGAGACCTTCATCTCCGCCGGGTTCGAGACCACGGCGCAGCTTGTCGGCGCCACCGAGGAGCAGTTGCTCACCATCTCCGGCATGACGCCCGAGAAGGTGCGCGACATGCGCGCGGCCATCAACATTCTTGGACTGGCCGCCCCCCAGGAGGCTGAAGAAACCGACAACGCCGGGGACGGCGAGTAA